One Dictyoglomus sp. genomic window carries:
- a CDS encoding AtpZ/AtpI family protein, with product MRKKPKSPWEIFNIAFSLGTSVLASLLVGIFLGYYLDKIFDTSPVFLLAGIALGIWVGFRDIFRILR from the coding sequence AGGAAAAAACCAAAATCTCCCTGGGAGATATTTAATATTGCCTTTTCTCTAGGAACAAGTGTCTTAGCATCCCTTCTTGTGGGAATATTTTTGGGATATTATCTTGATAAAATTTTTGATACTTCTCCTGTTTTTCTTCTTGCAGGAATTGCTTTGGGAATTTGGGTGGGATTCCGTGACATCTTTAGAATCTTGCGATAA